A single region of the Pseudomonas sp. GGS8 genome encodes:
- the msrA gene encoding peptide-methionine (S)-S-oxide reductase MsrA — protein MKTPFNWRRTLLGLAVASVIGQCSAFSFAGAEDAVVIPAPKLDETTQAHSETAVFAGGCFWGVQGVFQHVKGVKNAVSGYAGGAASTAQYERVSEGDTGHAESVEVTFDSAQVSYGTLLQIYFSVAHNPTELNRQGPDRGTQYRSALFPKSTEQQRVAQAYITQLDAAHSFNKPIVTKLESYNGFYPAEEEHQDFLTEHPTYPYIVINDLPKVAQLKQLYPDRYQEKPVLVKAGM, from the coding sequence ATGAAAACCCCATTCAACTGGCGTCGCACCTTACTGGGTCTGGCCGTCGCCAGCGTTATCGGCCAGTGCTCTGCGTTTTCTTTCGCAGGCGCTGAAGACGCGGTCGTCATTCCAGCGCCGAAGCTCGACGAAACCACCCAGGCGCACAGCGAAACGGCGGTTTTTGCCGGCGGTTGCTTCTGGGGCGTCCAAGGCGTGTTTCAGCATGTCAAAGGAGTGAAGAATGCGGTTTCCGGTTATGCCGGTGGCGCAGCCAGCACCGCTCAATACGAGCGGGTCAGCGAGGGTGACACCGGCCATGCGGAGTCTGTCGAAGTGACCTTCGATTCCGCTCAGGTCAGTTACGGAACCCTGTTGCAAATCTATTTCTCGGTGGCCCACAACCCCACCGAACTCAACCGCCAGGGCCCGGACCGAGGCACTCAGTACCGGTCGGCGCTGTTCCCGAAAAGCACCGAACAGCAACGCGTCGCCCAGGCCTACATCACCCAGCTCGACGCTGCCCATTCGTTCAATAAACCGATTGTCACCAAGCTGGAAAGCTACAACGGTTTCTACCCGGCAGAGGAGGAGCATCAGGACTTCCTGACCGAGCATCCGACGTATCCTTACATCGTGATCAATGACCTGCCGAAAGTGGCGCAGTTGAAGCAACTGTATCCGGATCGGTATCAGGAAAAGCCAGTGTTGGTGAAAGCGGGCATGTAG
- a CDS encoding cytochrome c biogenesis protein DipZ: MWLLVLAYLGGVLTIVSPCILPVLPFVFARTGQPFMKSGLPLLAGMALTFALVASLAAVGGGWVVQVNQYGRWLALLFVALFGLTLLLPRLAERLTRPLVAAGGRLSEAAGADTRPRPGASFLIGVATGLLWAPCAGPILGLLLTGAALQGASIATTLLLLAYAAGAATSLAAALLLGGKVFAAMKRSIGAGEWLRRGLGAAMLIGVVAIALGLDTGILARVSTASTGGIEQALVNRLASNTPANSGAMMAQIPRADDQPAGSMMAAGDTMKVTANTPNTLPIEGNLPSLDGAVQWLNSPPLTAQALKGKVVLVDFWTYSCINCLRTLPYIKAWAEKYHDQGLVVIGVHAPEFAFERDVGNVTKAMKDLGITYPVAIDNDYKVWRAFNNEYWPAHYFADAQGRIRYHHFGEGKYAESEQVIQQLLREAGAAKVADGLINANAQGVQLAPDMNEVQSPETYVGYRRAEHFAPETGLVPDKATAYSPPSQLALNDWSLDGQWAVGPERAVSIAADSRIVYRFHARDLHLVLGPGADRKPVRFKVLIDGKPPGDAHGIDVAPDGSGSVTEQRLYQLVRQSAGVKDRTFSIEFLDPGVSAYAFTFG; this comes from the coding sequence ATGTGGCTTCTGGTCCTCGCTTATCTCGGTGGTGTGCTGACGATTGTCAGCCCATGCATTCTGCCGGTATTGCCCTTTGTCTTCGCTCGCACCGGGCAGCCGTTTATGAAGAGTGGCTTGCCGTTGCTGGCGGGGATGGCGCTGACCTTCGCGCTCGTCGCCTCGTTGGCGGCGGTGGGCGGCGGTTGGGTGGTGCAAGTCAATCAGTACGGTCGCTGGCTCGCGTTGCTGTTCGTTGCACTGTTCGGGCTGACGCTGTTGCTGCCGCGGTTGGCCGAACGCCTGACGCGTCCACTGGTGGCGGCCGGCGGTCGGCTGTCGGAAGCCGCGGGCGCCGATACTCGGCCGCGTCCCGGCGCTTCATTCCTGATCGGCGTCGCCACGGGCCTGCTCTGGGCACCCTGCGCCGGGCCGATTCTGGGGCTGCTGCTGACCGGTGCGGCGCTGCAAGGGGCAAGCATCGCGACCACTCTGTTGCTACTGGCTTACGCGGCCGGTGCCGCCACTTCTCTCGCCGCGGCACTGCTGCTGGGCGGTAAGGTCTTTGCCGCGATGAAGCGCTCGATAGGCGCTGGCGAGTGGCTACGTCGTGGCCTGGGCGCCGCGATGCTGATCGGTGTGGTGGCAATTGCCCTGGGGCTGGACACCGGGATTCTGGCGCGGGTTTCAACGGCGTCCACCGGCGGTATCGAACAGGCGTTGGTCAACCGGTTGGCCAGTAATACACCGGCTAACAGCGGAGCGATGATGGCGCAGATTCCACGGGCCGACGATCAACCTGCTGGCAGCATGATGGCCGCTGGCGACACGATGAAAGTGACTGCGAATACACCGAACACACTGCCGATAGAAGGCAACCTTCCATCCCTGGACGGAGCCGTGCAATGGCTCAACTCGCCCCCACTTACCGCCCAGGCGTTGAAGGGCAAGGTCGTGCTGGTGGATTTCTGGACTTACTCCTGCATCAACTGCCTGCGCACCCTGCCGTATATAAAGGCCTGGGCCGAGAAGTATCACGATCAGGGGTTGGTGGTGATCGGTGTCCACGCGCCCGAGTTTGCCTTCGAGCGGGATGTGGGCAATGTCACCAAAGCCATGAAGGACCTGGGTATCACCTACCCGGTGGCCATTGATAATGACTACAAGGTCTGGCGTGCTTTCAACAACGAATACTGGCCGGCCCATTATTTTGCCGATGCTCAGGGACGCATTCGTTATCACCACTTTGGTGAAGGCAAGTACGCCGAATCCGAGCAAGTGATTCAGCAGCTGTTGCGTGAGGCTGGGGCGGCGAAAGTCGCGGACGGGCTGATCAATGCCAACGCCCAGGGTGTTCAACTCGCCCCGGATATGAATGAGGTGCAATCGCCCGAAACCTATGTCGGCTACCGGCGGGCGGAGCATTTCGCCCCTGAAACCGGCCTGGTACCGGACAAGGCGACTGCCTATAGCCCACCGTCACAACTGGCCCTTAATGACTGGAGCCTGGACGGTCAATGGGCTGTCGGTCCGGAGCGGGCCGTCTCGATTGCAGCGGACAGTCGTATCGTCTATCGCTTTCACGCTCGCGACCTGCACTTGGTGTTGGGCCCCGGTGCCGACCGCAAACCGGTGCGTTTCAAAGTGTTGATTGACGGCAAGCCCCCAGGCGATGCCCACGGTATTGACGTGGCGCCCGATGGCAGTGGCAGCGTCACCGAGCAGCGGTTGTATCAACTGGTACGCCAGAGCGCAGGTGTAAAGGACCGGACGTTCAGCATCGAGTTTCTCGATCCGGGTGTGTCGGCGTATGCGTTTACCTTTGGTTGA
- the msrB gene encoding peptide-methionine (R)-S-oxide reductase MsrB, whose product MFSRRQFLVASGGLGAAALVIGVLPKFSTSVALVDEARAEEVFEVTRSDSEWRARLSAEQYEILREEGTERAYSSPLNNEHRKGVFACAGCDLPLFSSDTKFDSRTGWPSFWAPLDNAVATRQDRSFGVLREEVHCRRCGGHLGHVFEDGPKPTGLRYCMNGLALTFKPQA is encoded by the coding sequence ATGTTTTCACGGCGACAGTTTCTTGTAGCGAGCGGCGGGCTGGGGGCTGCAGCCCTGGTGATCGGTGTATTGCCAAAATTTTCCACAAGCGTCGCGCTGGTCGATGAAGCCCGCGCGGAGGAGGTTTTCGAGGTGACTCGCAGCGACAGCGAATGGCGCGCCCGGCTCAGCGCCGAGCAATACGAAATACTGCGCGAAGAGGGCACCGAACGGGCCTACAGCAGCCCGCTGAACAATGAACACCGCAAGGGCGTTTTTGCCTGCGCCGGTTGTGATCTGCCGTTGTTTTCTTCCGACACCAAGTTCGACAGTCGTACCGGCTGGCCGAGTTTCTGGGCGCCCCTGGACAACGCGGTGGCCACCCGACAGGACCGCTCCTTCGGTGTATTGCGCGAAGAGGTGCACTGTCGTCGTTGCGGCGGTCATCTGGGGCATGTCTTCGAGGATGGGCCAAAGCCCACCGGTTTGCGCTACTGCATGAACGGCCTGGCGCTGACCTTCAAGCCCCAGGCGTGA
- a CDS encoding response regulator transcription factor, with translation MEQTKRVLVVEDDLHIADLICLHLRDEQFEVVHCADGDEGMRLLQQGSWDALILDLMLPGVDGLEICRRARAMARYTPIIITSARSSEVHRILGLELGADDYLAKPFSMLELVARVKALLRRVDAMARNLKMDAGSLITDGLSIDPITREVALDGRRLDLTPREFDLLYFFARQPGKVFSRMDLLNAVWGYSHEGYEHTVNTHINRLRAKIEADPAQPARILTVWGRGYKFAASGEQP, from the coding sequence ATGGAACAGACCAAACGCGTGCTGGTGGTCGAGGACGACCTGCACATAGCCGACCTTATCTGCCTGCATCTTCGCGATGAGCAGTTCGAGGTGGTGCACTGCGCCGACGGCGATGAGGGCATGCGGCTGCTGCAGCAAGGAAGCTGGGACGCACTGATTCTCGACCTGATGCTACCCGGCGTCGACGGCCTGGAAATCTGCCGTCGCGCCCGGGCCATGGCCCGCTACACCCCGATCATCATCACCAGTGCGCGCTCCAGCGAAGTGCATCGGATTCTGGGGCTGGAGCTGGGCGCCGACGATTACCTGGCCAAACCCTTTTCGATGCTCGAGCTGGTGGCACGGGTCAAGGCACTGCTGCGACGGGTCGACGCCATGGCCCGCAATCTGAAAATGGACGCCGGCAGCTTGATCACGGACGGCCTGTCCATCGATCCGATCACCCGTGAAGTCGCCCTCGATGGCCGTCGCCTTGACCTCACGCCACGGGAGTTCGACCTGCTGTATTTCTTCGCCCGACAACCTGGCAAAGTCTTCTCGCGCATGGACCTGCTCAACGCAGTGTGGGGTTACAGTCACGAAGGCTACGAACACACGGTCAACACCCACATCAACCGCCTGCGGGCCAAGATCGAGGCCGATCCGGCGCAACCGGCGCGCATCCTCACAGTGTGGGGCCGTGGCTACAAATTCGCAGCAAGCGGAGAGCAGCCATGA